The Mixophyes fleayi isolate aMixFle1 chromosome 9, aMixFle1.hap1, whole genome shotgun sequence DNA window ACCCTGTTCCAGCGCTCACCACTCTGTTCTTTTCGGAATTATAGGAGGTGGATAGAGGATCGTTGATACTAACAGACAGATCCTTTGCCAGTTTTGCTGGTGGCATGCAGTGTCCTCTGACTCGATTCTTGCTCATTCGACAATACAGCCAAATGGTCTCAATGCGTTCTCCAGAGCAGACCTTTGGGCTGGAACTGGAGAAGACAATTTAAGAATGTAACAGGTGGGAGAAATTCTTCTTTCctcaaaataaacaataataaatccaAGCAAATTAATTTCTGTTACAAGAGCCCCCTTTTCGCCTTAAACGGGGAAGGAACTCCAAATCTGACCCCTGGGCTCTCTCCGTCATCAATCACGGATATCGGAAACCAATTTTCATCCCTCGAGTTTTCAGAGACCCGGAGTGCAGGAATGCTTGTCACTTGACAATTGTAGGGGAGCTGCCCTGATCTGGATTATCAGAGGGGTCTGGTTTCTATGCCGATCTCTTCCTGGTAGCCCAAAAACTGTCAGTTTCGTATTGACTTGTGTTGGTTCTGACAGTCCTCAACAAACAACTTCAGCGGGAGCTGTTCTAGATGCAGACGCTTTGGTCAACGACGCAGATCAGAAGTTTAGTGGAATTTCTGAAGACCCTGGTCATCGAGAATGTCTGTCTTCATATGGAAGGCTTACAGGCTTCTCCTCCACCTTGTGATTAGGGAGCTTGCTTCCAGTTTCCAGAACTTCCTCTTGCACTCTTGGGAGCAGAATCCATTCTCCACATTGTGCCTCCGGAACGGTTGCATGACTGTGAAACGTTGCTTGTTTTGCCTTGCACCCCATTGATGTAAACATTTACGATGATGGGGTACTGTAGTACAAGCATTGCGGTGCTGTGCGGTAGCGCATCACACAGAATTAAATTCTCCGCTAAGTCTCCACCAAGGTGATTGCGACTATGGTGGTAACACGGTCATCATCATGATGTTTCTGTATCTGGACAATATCCTGATGAAGTCCTTCTCAAGGGAATGGATGATTAACTATCCTCCGCTTACTACCAGCTTCTGGATTGGCACTGCTAAACAAGCCCAAATTGTGGCTGACCCGGTCAACCTCTATGATGTTCAGAGTGTTTCTCCCGCAGGACAAAACTTGCACTAAAATCTGATACTGTATGACGGtggtgggtccatggttttgacCCTGGAAAACCGTATCCTTCTACATATGGGGGGTGGACAACTGAGGCTGGCTTCTGACCAAGTGGTTGTTTGTGGTTTTTACATGGACTGACCCATGTTCGGCCAACCTTCCATCCTCCTTTTTTTTCCCAGAAGGACAATAAACTGGTTCTGATGGTCATGCAGAATGCTCCTCTTGAGCCGTCTTTACTCAGTTTCCTTCCTGAAATGATCACAATgtcctttttctttattttcttcttgCTGTGGTTTCCTCTAGGCAGGTCTCTCCCATAAGTCTCCATACCTAGGTTTACATTTAAATAAGACTGTACTGTAGGCCCTTCCCTTCTTCCAAACTAAGGTCTTAGGCTTTGACATCAGCAGTGAATTAACGCTACCGTCGTAGTGTCTTCGCCCTAGCATCTTCAAGGTATTTCACTCCACTCAGTCCATCTCCTCTTGGATTGGGATGGGGGCGCTGATTCCTTTGAAACTAGGGTGGCCCATACCTCTTGGGCAGTAGATCGTGCGTCAGTGGACGTGGTTGACAGAACAGCTAACTGGTTATCTCCGCATATCTTTTCCAAATTTTACGACTTTGCCAACTCTGCGGAGTTTGTCGTTAGTTGGAAGAACCTCCGTTCTTCAAATCCCTTTCTCTTAAGCTATCGGAGTGCACATATATTCAAGGATATCTAAAGTATTATTAGGAAGGAGGTATTCTTAAAGATAGAGtttttagaacacgaggacacaCTTTGAACTTGGAGAGGGAGGAGAATTGAAAGGTAATATAAGGAAGAACTGTTTATGGGAAGAAAGAAAGGTTGATTTAGGCTTTTGGTGCCGTCTTTTTCGGGTGAAACATAACCCACTGTCTGTTCCCCTGAAGCTTCAGTAGTAGTTTTTAATCTccgtaataagataaaacaatacatctaATGAAAGAAAGAGACCCCACTCTGTAATAACATAGCAGCAGGCATTTAGGGGTTACAAGCTCTAACAAACACATCCGACTATGAAGCCACTGGGGGCCACAGGTAAGGCTTGGAGGGCCACCTGTAGCCCATCAGGGAGGTAAGGCAACCGTCTGATATTATACTTGTGCCCCTGTCATTTTCCTATCTGTAAGAATACTTTTAAAGGCGTAGAAAATCCTGGATCGTTATTTCATACCtctttttatatgtgtatatttactcAATCATAAATTCAACACTTCTGCCTGCAGTAGCCCTGCTTTGGCACAAGGGGGCACCATTTGTTAGAATCAGGAAACTGGAATTTTTTTTAGTGCAATTTGACTGCTTTAAAAATCCAACGGGGAAACTTATTGGAGCACCCCCTTACTGTCAGTGAAACCAAGGTGCGCCCCTTTAAATGACTGAAATGTGtacaaatgaatgaaaataaGTGCAGCCATTAAaaccacagtgtgtgtgtgcaaacAAAAGATAATATAGTCCGGCACTCTGAAACAAACAATACATTAATCACTGTGTGTCAGCGTGTACCTAAGTATACTGTGTGCTGACACAAGGTGATTTATATAATGTTTGCACAGCCTTACTATACTGCGCTTACATGTGAGCTCTTCCTCAATTCCCATTCTGCTTGTGCAGGTTACATGTAGTTTGGATGAGTTTTTTCTGCCATCAGAAGACTTAAATGTATTGGGTTGTGTATATATAACCTGCAAATTTGATCTACACATTGCTTTGGCTTTCTGACGTTTCTTCTGTGCTTTACAGCTGTGACTTTATATCATCTGGCCCAGTATTGTGACCCAGCTCTGCTTTGCTCTGGGCACTGGATGCAACTGTACCCAGAAAGCAGCTTTGTGTAGTATCCACTTGACAATGAACAGAAACAAGTATGTCTGTTGCTTTAAAAAcatgactgaaaagcacagaaatgAGCTACAAACGTTGCAGGTGGTATAGAAGCCAATACGTTTATAGTTAACAGAAGGTGGAAAACCAGGATATTTCTATGTCACCTACCCATTCCCCACATCTACTTGTTCTCCTGGTCCCCTATTATAATTAAAATAGAGAGTTAGTGTATTGATCACTCACATTGATGATGTTGAGTTTGGGCATGAGGTTGCAGTCCGGCAAGGTCACGTTATCTCCATCCAGGAATTTCCTTTGTGACACAGTCATTTTGGGGTCTTTGGCCAGCTCCTCAGGAAGGGGCGTATTTAGGAAACGGTCCAATATCATCAGTGACCTCAGGAGACCCTTTTGTAGATCTGGAAAGAACAATAGGTCCGTCAGTTCCCACTTTTCATCGGCTGGAGAGTTTGTGAGGTGTAATGCTACCCACAGACGTCTTACAGGATGGCCAACCAGCCGCCCACCTAATCTTCAATCCATACTTGATTACCTTaccttctctccccctctcttgtgCTTGATCCTCTCTAACCCCCTTTGTGCATCCTGTATGtttcccctccctctagaatgtaagctcttctgACCAGAGCCCTCTCCCCTCTTGTTTCTCTACCTATCCTTCTGCTCCTACATCACTATACAAGCTATGTGTGGAGTGTTTGAGGTCCTGGTGgtatttgtttaatgttcggTACTGTATCTACCCTGCTTGgtcttatgtctgtctctgtatggcgctgcggaaactttaaataaaggctaataatacaattttagttgtttttgatcatcagagagaaaaaaaaaaactgtctatGAATAACTATGAACTATGGCCTATTTGTGTAATCAAGTGTTGGGTAGCACAGATCCCTTCGGATCCTTCCCACCAAACTAACGCATCTCCCAAATAGTCTAATGATGGGATCTCCGCAAGTTGTCACATGTGTGGCTGGCTTAACCGAGAGACTAGATCCAGCGGGGTTTCTTCAGTCCATCCAAGTGCAGATCAGCAGGGTTGATTTATATCTTGGATTTTGGTGGATAATTTAGAGATCTGGCCCCTCAGGCCAAGTGACCAGGTCACCTGTGCCATACTGTGACCATCTTCTTGCTCATCTTTGAACCACAGTTTGTAACATTAATGACTTCATGGGTACTAGTGAATGGATAGCCGACTTTCTATATAATATTCGGTCAGCCCACAGAATGCCCGCACCACTCTGGATGGGGACAGGTCTACTTGTTATTTTACTTTATACCCAAAAACCTGATGGATAACTATTAGATTTATGAGTGTTGACATTTATTTAATGATCAACCAGTTTTTGTTTTGGGGTTTGTTTGTTATTTACTGTTAATGTATGATATCGGCTTGATGAATTGTTTgattgtttgtttggtttttatcTTGTCAATATTTATaaagttttgttttctttaaaaaaaaggaataaaaaaaagattagaacactatgggggggtattcaattgttagcgagatccccggaaaacgagcgctcgaaaaatatacggtaatatgcgcgtaaataccgttaatacggtaattactcgctgaatttcagctcgcagctcagggagctgcgagctgaaattcagcgagtaattaccgtattaacggtaatatttttcgagcgctcgttttccggggatctcgctaacaattgaatacccccatatgATGGGCATATTAACTCTTAGTTACATTGTAACcctctgtcactgtgtgtggtccTGGAGTGTGTGGGTGGGCGATGCACCTCCTCACAGTTCTCAGGTGGTcgatacgaatatggttgcaaaataTGCTTCTCTCATCTCCTCCTGCACAGATCTTAAACTGTTGTTCAGATGCCCATATAACAGTTCACATATCCCTTACTCCTCCTACACAGTACTTTTAAAGGGTTAGCACTCTTAACCTCCTAGATTCTTCTTGATTTGAGGCTCTCCCCAGGGCTACAATACTGGGAACTAATTCCCACACGTTCTGGTGCTCATTTCCCTGATCACTCTGATGTATACAATGCTTCATCtagatcaggcttggctaacctgtggcactccaggtgtttgtgaaactacaagtcccagcatgcccttcctgcaaataagctgctatatattggcaaagcatgctggggcttgtagtttcacaacacttagaGTGCCACAGTTTGCCAAGCCTGCTCTAAATTGTCATTTGCAGTAATCCATTACTAGGGATCCTTACTGAAGGTGCATCCGGAGTTTGGCATCGGGCAAACCCTGTATGGAACGACGAAATCCGGGAGACATAGAAGTCTTACACTGACAGAGCTATTAAACAAGCCTTGACATCTTCATTTAAGTATATACTGGATGATTCTATGTTGGATGGAAACACAGAACTGGACGTTTTAATAACTGGCTATGAAGTATTAGCCTCTAGTACTGCAATCGTTATGGTGTATTCATATATGCAAATTTGCATTGTTGAGTATTtccattatcattattaatatatatatatatataatgtgcagtATATATGGTGTGTACTCACTGTCTTCATGGGCTGGAGACTGGTTCTTGATGTACGTGGAAAATTTATGGAACACGTCATTTCCGGCTGTGTTGGATTCCTTGTGTTTGGGCGTCATGCTGGGGTAACTAATAAGGGAAAGAttagtgtcacgatctgcccggATCACATAAGGCACAGGATTTTTATTCCTGTCTGAGACCAGGTGAGTTATACCAAACAGACTCTGGTGATTTATATAGTTAGAATCATTTGTTCCATTCACCGCTCtgctggatccacctctgctcaagCAGGTACATCCACAGAATTGACATGTTGGACCCCCATGACCCCATTTCATAGTGGGCACTCGCTCCTGATGAAGTTTCAAACAACAGGGGGACTGTGCGGGATCCAGGGGTGCCAGCACCAAGCAACTACAAAATATCGAGGACTCGCTGGACATTGGGTAAATGATTCGTTCATCGTTACATCCAAACCACTTTATAAGTTTATCAAAGTTTATCAAATGACTTGTATGGGTTGTCTGACCTCACTGCTGTTTACAGTTGGTTCTTTAGTGACCCTTAACCATCCACAGTTTGTATTTAGACTAAACAGTACCGATTTCTGTGCCCCAAAAAGTCGCATAGGATTCAGCCATTTAAGGATAGTGGCGTTATGATTTAGGAACATGTTTTTTGTGGCTGGGCAAATCGGGGCATGGCTTAAACTACTCCATTTTTCTCCCCGTTGGGGCATTTGTGAGGTTTGGTAACTGCTAATATTACACTTTTCCTCACCTGGGGGGTTTCAGGGTCTCTTCCAGGAACTCCTCTATTTTGTTTATATCTGTCTTGACGTCATTGTTGAAGACGAGGAATGGAAGTTGATTACCTGGAGCCAGATCTTTCAACAATTCCGGGGGTCTGTGGACAAAAGTGGGGTAGATAATATTACCTTTAAGGAGGAATTAATCAAGCCAACACTCTTCGTAGTTGGAAACATATCCCCTATAGATAGATTGCTTCAACTAAAACACTTCTACCTTGCAACCTATTTGTATGGTTGGTGTATTTTATGTATCATATGCAAGCTAATTgctagtcatataaaactgcaaatatgtgtttatgAATTAACTCTTAATATTACTTTAGTGTATCTCATATGAACCCTGTGTCCAGCCATGGGTTAAACTTGGAACCAGAATCTAAATATATCCCATTTGAGACTTTCTAAACTCTTTGTTCTACCCAGGGGGTACATATAGATAGAGCATTCCCGACACGTGGTTACAGACGAGCATCCTGTAGCAATTTATGATTGGTCTTTGGAATCTTTCTTTACGGTTACATCAGTAACCTCAGGACATCTCGACAGGGGAGACCagagcagctgggataagtgtAAACGAATTTAACTAAGGACACAGGAGAACGTCATATCGTATTCTCTCACATATCATAATTACAGGAGCCATGTTTGATATGCAAAtaaaggggaacttatgacatgttatgtggaggtaaaatcatctcTGTCAGACATTCTGGTGCGAAGTTAGTCCAGTGTAAAGaaaacctgacttgaaaggtgttttgAACAGAAGTCCTAAACAGCTAATTTGCATTTACCCAGACTTTCTAGTTCAGACTTCACAGGAAGTGGGGCTTATCCTGCCAATAACTCTTCAAACATTTTGCGTGACAACTGCTGTTTTTGCCATTTTAATGACtgatctcactttaatacatagaccccttaaTGGGAGCCAATTTCATTTTGAGAAGTGTCCTTTTTATTTCTGCTAGTCCCAGGAAAAACAGAAAATGGATTATTTGTATGTTTATCCTTTCTGTTATTgtatcccttttttatttttaaaataaatcattgcattatatttgtatgtcatttggttaattgttttatcttaaacattgttgatttattttccatattaaattaataagttCAGGTATCTGTTCTTACGCGTTTACgtagttgaaacagaggagataatttggtttatgataactctgggtcaggggaggtcatttggtttatgataactctgggtcaggggaggtcatttggtttatgataactctgatgtaagtaaattgtgatatattagtttaaagggagaaccgaaagtttcctgagtaagagtgtcagctcttctcaAACAACCTTGGTGTTGGTTTAATTAGTAAGGCAAATTTAGTTTGTTGCGTAGATAGGGAAAGTTTTAATCTTTTTAAACAgaccagttgttttttttttgattaaccctttgccaCACACTcgcatcacgcaggctcaggttaGTGCTGGATTGTGACAGAGGTATTATCTAACAACAAGAATTAGGGAACCCTACCTTAAAGAGTGtcactcacatttttttttttctaaatagaaaCTTGTGCAATTCTTACtccaaaaatatttacttttttttttttccaatccaTTTTTTCCTCTAAGTCATTTTTGTTGAACACTGAGAGAGAGGAAGCTAATTTATGGCTCCTCACTGTACCCACCTCTTCATGTCTACCGTGTTCAGGGTCATGGGGCAGCCTTTAGATATTAAGACCATGAATAGCCGATGGGCGAAAGGACTCGCGCCAATGCTTTCACCATCTTCGCTGGACTGAAATGAGAACAGGAGGTTAGCAGACAGCAGGATGTGGCTTTTTAAACTCGTTTCTCAACCAAATGGCAGAAAACTGTTTAAATCTGATATAGAACGTGGGGAGATCTGGAAAAAAAACGGTGGAGAGAAAAATGCTGATGTTGCTTCTAGCAATTAACCATATTCCAGTTTTAATTTTCTAGTGACTGTTAGGAAATTAAGGCAAGCATAATTGGATGCTGTGTGTAACACCTTTTTGCTTTGCACCAGTTAACTAACTAAATGCGTTTTGGACAGCTAGAGCCGATTTCATCTGTGGAATGGCCACCAAGAAAGCCTCAGTTTGTCAAAACCTCATTTTAGCGAACACTAGCATATATGAGTCTGTGTTTTGCAGAGCTAAATGATATACCTGACATAAAAGTGTTTACGTTTAATTAAATGTGTAGAGTGTTAGTCTGTCCATGCTTTCACAAAAAAAAGAAGTTATTGCTTAGGAGGGTGGTGAGTCTCTGTCTTGCAGCATTGCAAAGCCCCAGCTTGTGGGATTGGATAGTAAGGgcgatatttactaaactgcgggtttcaaaaagtggagatgttgcctatagcaaccaatcagattctagctgtcattttgtagaaagcactaaataaatgacagctagaatctgattggttgctatgggcaacatctccacttttccaaacccctaatttagaaaatatataccGCTAAGTCTCCAAGGAAACCTAAATGCTCTGTATAGACTGCAGATTGGAGGATTCTTATACAGGGGTGGTGCCAGGGATTCCACACTATAACTGACTTATATTAGGACCATTTTAACTTCATATAAGAGCATTTGATATTGCTGTCTGGCTTATAAACTTGTAGGGAGTCTTTTGCAGTCCTTACACTTTATTTTTTCTACTACTAGTTTGAagggctcattcacaccagtGGGTTAGCAAAGATTTTCTTGCGTTGCGTTCCGGGAAAAATGCAAAGGGAAAAGCTGAGATAATGTCATAGGCATAGTGTTCATTGATCCCCGTGCAGTTTACAGGGCAGCGGTTAAAACCGCGTCACTGGCAAGAACGTGAGAAGATCGGGCCTATAGCACGGAACACTTCAGAAGAGATCATTAACCTACGGAGACTTTAGAGTTTAATAAACACTCTAATATGCTCAGCGCTGTTTCCAAAATATCTCCTGACTGTTACATATCGATGTATAGTGTAGACTTGGACGTAGAAGAGCCCCATGTTGAATTTTGAAGTGCTGAGTACTCCCAGTGCTCGGAGTGGTGACGGTGTACAAAGTACTCCCAGTGCTCGGAGTGGTGACGGTGTACAAAGTACTCCCAGTGCTCGGAGTGGTGACGGTGTACAAAGTACTCCCAGTGCTTTGGTGTAATGGACAGTatattaagtagagatgctcactgacccccgtgaactggttttggttttggatctggattagcttcgtgttttggtttttggcaaaaccgctctcgtgtgttttggttttggatccctatttttttttctaaaatcacatcattttgctttcccgcccccccccccccccctctacattattattaacctcaataacacaaatttcaagtaatttgcagtcaattttggccacctcacagatcacaatattattttcatacactttcggacaaatactgcagcgacctggctggatggtaagtgacagagcaatgacacaaacacacggcagttcctagcacatctaggacacgttggcacacagcagtggcagaaaagaaaaatggtgcaagatggaattgtccttgggccagacctccctcccacccactgttatgGTGGATcttaaaaggaatccaaaacttgcgagattcgatgacgttttgcctcgttttcaaatccgaaaaagcgcgaaagtaccgagccggctaagttcgggtatgttcggttctcggggaaccgagcctgagcatctctaatattaagtACTCTCAGTGCTTGGAGTTGTGACGGTGTACAGAGTACTCCCAGTGCTTGGTGTAATGGACAGTATATTAAGTACTCCCAGTGCTTGATATGACCCCAGTATTTTGAGTACTCTCAGTTATGCCTGTTTGCAGATTGCATGTTCAGTGTGTGTCACAGTTTCAGCAAATTTTTGGTTTACGTTCTCCACCAGCCCATAGGAATGTAATGACTTAGCACCAGGGAGAGCTGCGGAATGACAGGTATCCCGAGGGGTGTACACAGTGTGTAATTGTTAACCCAGCAGGTGAATGTCTTTCCTCCGCTGTCTGCAATAAGCACACAAGATCTTTGTGTAGGCTCACACCTATCAGCCCCACCCATGGGCGCCGGCCCCACTTCCGAGACTAATGAATAAACTGATGGGTCAGCCTCGGGGCTTACAAGAAAAACCGGATTGTGCTAGGTCTATCGGACTTGAATCTGCAACCATCCTGTCACCGCCGCATCTGTCTGAAACTATTCTCTATACTGAGTGCGCAACACGATAGGATATTTGCTCTGCGATGCGGTGAAAttagtccaaggggtaaatttatcaagctgcgggtttgaaaaagtggagatgtttatagcaaccaatcagattctagctgtcagtttgtagaatgtactaaataagtgataattagaatctgattggttgctataggcaaaatctctacTGATCAGTTAGTTAACAACGATTGACAATGATGCTTAAATTTCAGAGTCCCAGGTTGTGCTTGGAATATTTGCAACAATAAGCAGCCCAATTGCCATTTTGGTACCACGATTGACACTTGTTCGAAcactgtggacctgattcatcgaGGATCGTAAACTGCGATTTTGTGCATACACtccgctctgcacatgcccagaactggctcatacgccacagaacgctgCAATGTTCAATTAaccttcgagcgcaaaggacacttactacaggctaTGATTTCAGAGAGGGAACCGGGCGGAGAAGGGACATCTGCCCGCTACCAATGTACGTTACGGGCGCGGAAATCTCGAGTGCACGCAACAGCGTTCAATCCAAGCTCTGGGCTCCCCAAAAGTACTTGTTTCTTAGCCGtatctccagctacaggtctagtctaaggagcaactgtaaaaatgtattttatgtacagtagacattgataacataatgtatttcatggatggaaaaaacaccttttttatttttttatattttatcattaatgtctatattattaacaagtgacattaattggatagttttttttctctgttcttttgtgattttataatccacataggtattggacgtatcttgcagtgtgtGGTCTAGTAGACGAGCAgtcctacacctgtattcatcaccagacttATCTTCATATCTGCTCCTTATTGAATTCAGGCGTAGGTATTCCCGATGtacgtgtgttttaaaacaaatgcctATTGCGCTCAGTACGCATCCCGTGATGGACCAGGGCATGTTTGTTCACTTTGTTGGGTCAGGAATGGAACAAAATTATTCCTGGCCCCGCTGCTGCCCCTC harbors:
- the CLIC3 gene encoding chloride intracellular channel protein 3, with amino-acid sequence MEEGVSVAETDTKLEAAVAPRDPGTRSGTDRLPEGVQKPITLHRATETKPAMAEPKIDLYVKSSEDGESIGASPFAHRLFMVLISKGCPMTLNTVDMKRPPELLKDLAPGNQLPFLVFNNDVKTDINKIEEFLEETLKPPSYPSMTPKHKESNTAGNDVFHKFSTYIKNQSPAHEDNLQKGLLRSLMILDRFLNTPLPEELAKDPKMTVSQRKFLDGDNVTLPDCNLMPKLNIINIVCKHYRNFEIPKEFQGLNRYLCNARELSAFKYTCPKPSEIILFYHDVVKPMK